A genomic segment from Microcella flavibacter encodes:
- a CDS encoding HAD-IIA family hydrolase, with protein sequence MFGKRAAAAATPLTGRDALLLDLDGVVYKGEKAIPHAVESINRAAETLRVGYITNNASRTDVSVAEHLGSLGLRLTPADVVTSPQAAVRVLATLVEPGSRILVVGGDGLVTEVENAGYIVTRSAEDAPDAVIQGFAPHVGWEHLAEASFALHTGIPWVATNTDWTIPVARGVAPGNGTLVSAVHLAVGRLPVFAGKPEKAIFDVASERFGAERALVVGDRLDTDILGGNRAGIDTALVLTGIDQPKQVLAASANMRPTFIIDDLRALFQPYPETRETVDAEGVRSVEVGKAVVRMKGHVLRVARAGDDRLDLIRAASTAVYASGLQIYGIDVDPELLALL encoded by the coding sequence GTGTTCGGTAAGCGCGCTGCGGCGGCGGCGACCCCGCTGACCGGTCGGGACGCGCTGCTGCTCGACCTCGACGGCGTCGTCTACAAGGGAGAGAAGGCCATCCCGCACGCCGTGGAGAGCATCAACCGCGCCGCCGAGACGCTGCGCGTCGGCTACATCACCAACAACGCCTCGCGCACCGACGTCTCCGTCGCCGAGCACCTCGGCTCGCTCGGGCTGCGGCTGACGCCGGCCGATGTGGTGACGAGCCCGCAGGCGGCGGTGCGGGTGCTCGCCACCCTCGTCGAACCCGGATCGCGCATCCTCGTCGTCGGGGGCGACGGCCTCGTGACCGAGGTCGAGAACGCCGGCTACATCGTCACCCGCTCGGCGGAGGACGCGCCCGACGCGGTCATCCAGGGCTTCGCCCCCCACGTCGGCTGGGAGCACCTGGCCGAGGCCTCCTTCGCGCTGCACACGGGCATCCCGTGGGTGGCGACCAACACCGACTGGACGATCCCCGTCGCGCGCGGCGTCGCCCCGGGCAACGGCACGCTCGTCTCCGCCGTGCACCTCGCCGTCGGGCGCCTGCCGGTCTTCGCCGGCAAGCCCGAGAAGGCGATCTTCGACGTCGCGAGCGAGCGCTTCGGCGCCGAGCGCGCCCTCGTCGTCGGCGACCGGCTCGACACCGACATCCTCGGCGGCAATCGCGCCGGCATCGACACGGCGCTCGTGCTCACCGGCATCGACCAGCCGAAGCAGGTGCTCGCAGCCTCCGCGAACATGCGGCCGACGTTCATCATCGACGACCTGCGCGCGCTGTTCCAGCCGTACCCCGAGACGCGCGAGACGGTGGATGCGGAGGGCGTGCGCTCGGTCGAGGTCGGCAAGGCCGTCGTGCGCATGAAAGGGCACGTGCTGCGCGTCGCCCGCGCGGGGGACGACCGGCTCGACCTCATCCGCGCGGCCTCGACCGCGGTCTACGCGAGCGGGCTGCAGATCTACGGCATCGACGTCGACCCCGAGCTGCTCGCGTTGCTCTGA
- a CDS encoding tetratricopeptide repeat protein: protein MASMLIETDIALAHRHAQAAGRRAGRVSVVRETLAITAYAVEDYTLALRELRTYRRLSGSNEQLPLMVDCERGLGRPEKALELGRSVDRAELSVPTRVELAIAMSGARLDLGQPEQALAELEIPQLDPSTAYRYSPGLFDAYAVVLAELGREEEAAEWGRRADVAAEAIGGAEGEFDDIVEIVEEELGDEEPRAVDEETVLERVDAVEASTPTSHGEPDAEPDDESDAEAGDEFTDEVAGAADAADAGSADTDDDEDDRDAVDGHEVDAPQDVPQPEGGEEQHGVR, encoded by the coding sequence ATGGCGAGCATGCTCATCGAGACCGACATCGCGCTCGCCCACCGCCACGCGCAGGCCGCGGGACGACGGGCCGGCCGCGTCAGCGTCGTGCGCGAGACGCTCGCGATCACGGCCTACGCCGTCGAGGACTACACCCTGGCGCTGCGCGAGCTGCGCACCTACCGTCGGCTGAGCGGCTCGAACGAGCAGCTGCCGCTCATGGTCGACTGCGAGCGCGGGCTCGGTCGCCCCGAGAAGGCGCTCGAGCTCGGGCGCTCGGTCGACCGCGCGGAGCTGAGCGTTCCGACCCGCGTCGAGCTCGCCATCGCCATGTCGGGCGCGCGCCTCGACCTCGGGCAGCCCGAGCAGGCCCTCGCCGAGCTCGAGATCCCGCAGCTCGACCCCTCCACCGCCTACCGGTACAGCCCGGGGCTGTTCGACGCCTACGCCGTCGTGCTCGCCGAGCTCGGTCGCGAGGAGGAGGCCGCCGAGTGGGGCCGTCGCGCCGACGTCGCGGCCGAGGCCATCGGTGGCGCCGAGGGCGAGTTCGACGACATCGTCGAGATCGTCGAGGAGGAGCTCGGGGACGAGGAGCCCCGCGCCGTGGACGAGGAGACCGTGCTCGAGCGCGTCGACGCGGTCGAGGCCTCGACCCCGACGTCGCACGGCGAGCCGGACGCGGAGCCGGACGACGAGTCCGACGCTGAGGCCGGCGACGAGTTCACCGACGAGGTCGCGGGCGCCGCCGATGCTGCGGATGCCGGTTCGGCGGACACGGACGACGACGAGGACGACCGCGACGCCGTTGACGGCCACGAGGTGGACGCCCCGCAGGACGTCCCGCAGCCCGAGGGCGGCGAGGAGCAGCACGGTGTTCGGTAA
- the tyrS gene encoding tyrosine--tRNA ligase, whose protein sequence is MTAAPVSLTIPQNDDSFDDVWEEIVWRGLVHVSTDAAALKQALAGEPITYYCGFDPTAPSLHLGNLVQLLLMRRLQLAGHRPLALVGGSTGLIGDPKPTAERTLNTPDTVAEWVGYLQGQVSRFLPAEGENPVTLVNNLDWTAPLSAIDFLREVGKFFRVGTMLKKDAVSARLNSDEGISFTEFSYQVLQGMDFLELHRQYGCTLQTGGSDQWGNLTSGTELIRKAEGTSVHAIGTPLVTNSDGTKFGKSEGNAIWLDAAMCSPYAMYQFWLNTDDADVVERLKVFTFLGRAEIEEYARKVADEPFRREAQRRLALEVTGLVHGADAVAAVMDASAALFGGGDLHALDEATLASAIDELPQAELAGSETVVAALVATGLSASVSEARRAIGQGGVALNNRKVESESETLEGQGLAGGIAVLRRGKKTLAGLRLR, encoded by the coding sequence GTGACCGCAGCCCCCGTCTCCCTCACCATCCCGCAGAACGACGACAGCTTCGACGACGTCTGGGAGGAGATCGTCTGGCGCGGTCTCGTGCACGTCTCGACCGATGCGGCGGCCCTGAAGCAGGCGCTCGCGGGGGAGCCGATCACGTACTACTGCGGCTTCGACCCGACCGCGCCGAGCCTGCACCTGGGCAACCTCGTGCAGTTGCTGCTCATGCGCCGGCTGCAGCTCGCCGGGCACCGCCCGCTGGCGCTCGTCGGCGGGTCGACGGGGCTCATCGGCGATCCGAAGCCGACCGCCGAGCGCACGCTCAACACCCCCGACACGGTCGCCGAGTGGGTGGGCTACCTGCAGGGGCAGGTGAGCCGGTTCCTGCCAGCGGAGGGGGAGAACCCGGTCACCCTGGTGAACAACCTCGACTGGACGGCGCCGTTGAGCGCCATCGACTTCCTGCGCGAGGTCGGCAAGTTCTTCCGCGTCGGCACGATGCTCAAGAAGGACGCCGTCTCGGCGCGGCTCAACTCCGACGAGGGCATCAGCTTCACCGAGTTCAGCTACCAGGTGCTGCAGGGCATGGACTTCCTCGAGCTGCACCGCCAGTACGGCTGCACCCTGCAGACGGGCGGCAGCGATCAGTGGGGCAATCTGACGAGCGGCACCGAGCTCATCCGCAAGGCCGAGGGCACGAGCGTGCACGCGATCGGCACGCCCCTCGTCACGAACTCCGACGGCACCAAGTTCGGCAAGAGCGAGGGCAACGCCATCTGGCTCGATGCGGCGATGTGCTCGCCGTACGCGATGTACCAGTTCTGGCTCAACACCGATGACGCCGACGTCGTCGAGCGGCTCAAGGTCTTCACGTTCCTCGGCCGCGCCGAGATCGAGGAGTACGCGCGCAAGGTCGCCGACGAGCCCTTCCGGCGCGAGGCGCAGCGACGCCTGGCGCTCGAGGTCACCGGACTGGTGCACGGCGCCGATGCCGTCGCGGCCGTGATGGATGCCTCCGCCGCGCTCTTCGGCGGCGGCGACCTGCACGCGCTCGACGAGGCAACTCTGGCCTCGGCGATCGACGAGCTGCCCCAGGCCGAGCTCGCGGGGTCGGAGACGGTGGTCGCCGCGCTCGTGGCCACGGGCCTCTCGGCCAGCGTCAGCGAGGCTCGCCGCGCGATCGGTCAGGGCGGCGTCGCCCTCAACAACCGCAAGGTCGAGTCGGAGTCCGAGACCCTCGAGGGCCAGGGCCTCGCGGGCGGGATCGCCGTGCTGCGCCGCGGCAAGAAGACCCTCGCCGGCCTGCGTCTGCGGTGA
- a CDS encoding DNA-binding protein, whose protein sequence is MFVIIADQVDSRHDRDHVDEAIGMLTARFGDRLVLPPERTAGDELQLLVADGATALAATLALLRDDHWRAGLGLGAVLEPLPAGVREASGPAFIAARAAVEAAERRPLRCAVRGDAGAEDLGALVDLLLAQRSRWSAQGWELHDLLERGLTQGEAAAQLGITPQAASKRARAAGLRVDAEARAAIGRLLDDRAGAAADSGEAPTGVAGA, encoded by the coding sequence GTGTTCGTCATCATCGCCGACCAGGTGGACAGCCGGCACGATCGCGACCACGTGGACGAGGCGATCGGGATGCTCACCGCACGGTTCGGCGACCGCCTGGTGCTGCCGCCCGAGCGCACGGCCGGCGACGAGCTGCAGCTGCTCGTCGCCGACGGCGCGACGGCCCTCGCCGCGACCCTCGCCCTGCTGCGCGACGACCACTGGCGCGCGGGCCTCGGCCTCGGAGCGGTGCTCGAGCCCCTCCCCGCCGGCGTGCGCGAGGCCTCCGGGCCGGCGTTCATCGCGGCGCGGGCCGCGGTCGAGGCCGCCGAGCGCCGTCCGCTGCGCTGCGCCGTGCGCGGGGATGCCGGCGCGGAGGACCTCGGGGCGCTCGTCGACCTGCTGCTCGCGCAGCGCTCGCGCTGGAGCGCGCAGGGCTGGGAGCTGCACGACCTGCTCGAGCGCGGGCTCACCCAGGGCGAGGCCGCAGCGCAGCTCGGCATCACGCCCCAGGCGGCGAGCAAGCGGGCGCGCGCGGCCGGTCTGCGGGTGGACGCCGAGGCGCGGGCGGCGATCGGGCGGCTGCTCGACGACCGGGCCGGTGCCGCGGCGGACAGCGGGGAGGCACCGACGGGGGTCGCCGGTGCCTGA